From Anaerohalosphaera lusitana, one genomic window encodes:
- a CDS encoding PA14 domain-containing protein, with protein sequence MVENRQNGVITAFLFVAIIVLSISGNLQATWYGFGVDREADVMMFQARWPYWPVGTYFAFWNSSPYPKGGYFYGGIATYGKGEDATPEETEAAHRHEVWSFWPSEHYNGDRTRIVALGDPFTGGTMAGEGTEAGIHSGKLSFLKTNQWYSMVMRAWSDTDQPESKGYMGWWIEDVANGKWRLVGVVSIPAKVTGFTGASCFVEATGGTGRRVIDRRLAYQRLDGKWEKLDTISQKEHYNSTWHVIEDGTAFRFEHPLPEDFEPDAVVKDGNRIFKLTNQPDKPSLGQLKIKSYSAKVRNGQLAVNWDVSGNGVPQLGYRIEVYSQPQAKGDLLASVEKAMPHIDLERFDLQSKPVSVKLTVYDIFDRPREVVMPIANAELQESEPVSDLRPGLKYSYYEGDWQSIPDFSRLMPAKQGIVNSIDDSVTEGRHNSYAFNYKGYIKVPQTGVYLFDLRTCDGSVLKIGDKVVADNDGIHSAVTHLAHTFLEKGAHRFNLDYFRASHPMGLPDKIDVQWEGPSLEKRKLGASDFASRPADSTPSIELIPAISNGNRLSLKQVYSLKGHRFSKLEVFMGSLRLGVVDDPEQVATFVLPAGKQQVWGRLWYDENQSIDSAVSVVVSQDSRSQSWQYVSPGEQNLPLAVSTTDDSVAVTGDGTLFAYKKIVGDFTITANIESIARSTKANGIAGNSFIGLLGCANTKNLFSQATSFGLWDTAGIGIRSTACDRDLETSGHSRWVLDRDKPWIRVSRKGRVWTAYTSENSSKWDKVAERILVRDLPELSVGVVFGTRPPGRNKTLFSGKLTDITITGNTFETALSSDTLPAIEKGQYVGVVSDPAAPQTVYVRTAERGILKSSSGGKNLTRLGGPGAVRSIAISPADSSILLAGAGDGQKGGLWRSTNAGSTWTQVSDEISFDGQGKDILFGETISFNPHNCDQVAAAGISSGLYLSDNAGQSWSCAGLEGEHVTIVAYSPYNQRLLIVGTAATDENPGRIYYSTNGGKDFRIAAEKPAWKITNVAFEGITEGGQYLYLTTNTGVYYCYNLGAYLHQYRHAIEPDAMYTAITSWKAEDGRNRILTTPSKGEDLYLGRIGYYWSVEWRRQQGSPLETPINPTCLRSADGASIYAAAANGLFISSDQGKSFQRLE encoded by the coding sequence ATGGTAGAGAACAGACAGAACGGGGTTATAACAGCATTTCTTTTTGTTGCAATTATTGTTTTATCTATTAGCGGAAATTTGCAGGCAACCTGGTACGGGTTCGGCGTTGATCGAGAGGCAGATGTAATGATGTTTCAGGCCCGCTGGCCTTACTGGCCCGTTGGCACTTACTTTGCGTTCTGGAACTCGTCACCGTATCCAAAGGGCGGTTACTTCTACGGCGGAATCGCAACTTACGGCAAAGGCGAAGACGCGACGCCGGAAGAAACAGAAGCAGCTCATCGTCACGAAGTCTGGTCCTTCTGGCCCAGCGAGCATTACAATGGCGACAGGACGCGGATTGTCGCTTTGGGTGATCCGTTCACCGGCGGCACGATGGCGGGCGAAGGCACAGAGGCTGGCATCCACAGCGGCAAGCTGTCATTTCTCAAAACAAATCAATGGTATAGTATGGTCATGCGGGCCTGGTCAGACACCGATCAGCCCGAAAGCAAAGGTTACATGGGCTGGTGGATCGAAGACGTTGCTAACGGCAAATGGCGTCTGGTGGGCGTTGTCAGCATCCCGGCAAAGGTGACAGGCTTTACGGGTGCTTCCTGTTTTGTCGAGGCTACTGGCGGAACTGGCCGGCGCGTGATCGACAGGAGACTGGCATATCAAAGGCTTGACGGCAAGTGGGAAAAGCTAGATACGATTAGCCAGAAAGAGCATTACAACTCGACCTGGCACGTGATTGAAGACGGTACCGCATTTCGCTTTGAACACCCTTTGCCTGAAGACTTTGAACCTGATGCGGTCGTCAAAGACGGCAATCGCATTTTCAAACTTACAAATCAGCCGGACAAGCCCTCTCTCGGACAGCTCAAGATAAAGAGCTATTCTGCAAAGGTTCGCAACGGTCAGTTGGCGGTCAATTGGGATGTTTCTGGTAATGGTGTTCCTCAATTGGGTTATAGAATCGAGGTTTATTCGCAGCCGCAGGCCAAAGGTGATTTGCTTGCGAGTGTCGAAAAAGCAATGCCGCACATCGATCTGGAAAGGTTCGATTTGCAAAGCAAACCGGTGAGCGTCAAGCTAACCGTGTACGATATATTTGATCGGCCCAGAGAAGTCGTGATGCCGATTGCCAATGCTGAGCTGCAGGAATCCGAGCCTGTTTCCGATCTGCGGCCCGGCCTGAAGTACAGCTATTATGAAGGCGATTGGCAGTCCATTCCTGATTTTTCAAGACTTATGCCGGCCAAGCAGGGCATCGTCAATTCTATCGATGACTCAGTGACCGAAGGTCGCCATAATTCTTACGCGTTTAATTACAAAGGCTATATCAAGGTGCCGCAAACAGGCGTTTACCTGTTCGATCTGCGAACCTGTGATGGCAGCGTATTGAAGATCGGCGACAAGGTCGTTGCGGACAACGACGGCATCCATTCTGCCGTTACGCACCTTGCTCACACTTTCCTCGAGAAAGGTGCGCATCGGTTTAACCTGGACTACTTCCGGGCGAGTCATCCGATGGGGCTGCCCGATAAGATCGATGTTCAGTGGGAAGGACCTTCGCTCGAAAAGCGGAAGCTAGGTGCTTCTGATTTTGCGTCCAGGCCTGCGGATTCGACGCCCTCTATCGAGCTAATACCTGCGATCAGCAACGGCAACAGGCTGTCGCTTAAACAAGTTTACAGCTTGAAGGGCCACAGGTTTTCAAAGCTGGAAGTTTTCATGGGTTCGCTCAGGCTGGGCGTCGTCGATGATCCTGAACAAGTCGCGACATTTGTTCTGCCGGCCGGCAAACAGCAGGTCTGGGGCCGGCTGTGGTATGACGAGAATCAGTCCATCGATTCGGCAGTCAGTGTAGTAGTTTCGCAGGACAGCCGTTCGCAGAGCTGGCAGTATGTCAGCCCAGGCGAGCAGAACCTGCCGCTGGCTGTTTCTACAACCGACGATTCGGTAGCTGTTACCGGCGACGGTACGTTGTTTGCTTACAAAAAAATCGTAGGTGATTTTACGATCACCGCCAACATTGAAAGTATTGCCAGAAGTACAAAGGCTAACGGAATCGCGGGCAATTCATTTATCGGATTGCTGGGCTGTGCTAATACCAAAAATCTTTTCAGCCAGGCAACATCTTTCGGCCTCTGGGATACCGCTGGGATCGGGATCAGGTCGACTGCGTGCGACCGTGATCTCGAAACGTCCGGCCACAGCCGATGGGTGCTGGATCGTGACAAGCCCTGGATACGCGTCAGCCGCAAGGGCAGGGTATGGACCGCGTACACGTCGGAAAACTCTAGCAAGTGGGACAAGGTTGCCGAACGCATACTTGTTCGCGATCTGCCCGAACTGAGTGTGGGTGTGGTCTTCGGCACCAGACCGCCCGGACGCAACAAAACCCTCTTCTCCGGCAAACTGACAGACATTACCATCACTGGTAATACGTTCGAGACTGCATTGTCGAGCGATACTTTACCTGCAATTGAAAAAGGCCAGTACGTTGGTGTAGTGAGCGATCCCGCAGCACCGCAAACCGTTTATGTCAGAACGGCTGAAAGAGGCATATTGAAGTCCAGCAGCGGCGGCAAGAATCTGACTCGTCTGGGGGGACCGGGCGCGGTAAGGTCAATTGCGATCTCGCCTGCTGACTCGTCCATATTGCTGGCGGGGGCAGGTGACGGCCAAAAGGGCGGTCTCTGGCGGAGCACCAATGCCGGTTCAACGTGGACGCAGGTCAGTGATGAGATCAGTTTTGATGGACAGGGCAAGGACATACTGTTTGGCGAAACGATCAGTTTCAATCCGCATAATTGTGACCAGGTTGCAGCAGCCGGCATTTCCTCGGGACTGTACCTCAGTGATAATGCAGGGCAGAGTTGGAGCTGTGCGGGTCTGGAGGGCGAGCACGTGACAATCGTCGCATACAGCCCGTATAATCAGAGGCTGCTGATTGTCGGAACTGCCGCAACGGATGAAAATCCCGGCAGGATCTACTATTCAACAAATGGCGGTAAGGATTTCCGCATCGCTGCCGAAAAGCCCGCCTGGAAAATCACGAACGTGGCATTTGAAGGCATTACAGAGGGTGGCCAGTATCTATATCTCACTACGAACACCGGCGTTTACTATTGTTACAATCTTGGCGCTTATCTGCACCAGTACCGCCACGCGATCGAGCCCGACGCAATGTACACAGCCATCACAAGCTGGAAGGCAGAGGACGGCCGCAACAGGATCCTGACAACTCCGAGCAAGGGTGAAGACTTGTACCTGGGCAGGATCGGCTATTACTGGTCGGTCGAGTGGCGCAGACAGCAGGGGAGCCCTTTGGAAACGCCAATAAACCCAACATGTCTTCGCTCTGCCGATGGTGCGTCCATCTATGCCGCTGCTGCGAATGGCTTGTTCATCAGTAGCGATCAGGGCAAATCTTTCCAGCGACTAGAGTGA
- a CDS encoding helix-turn-helix domain-containing protein → MIEWSVDIRTTRYLPSFEVPIHVEVEVQEDESYCHEGRFYKEQKHVIILFTYSGQGLFIDRDGKYELNPGSCLLCYPGATDICYKYPPGHKEPWRFLWFGFAGGSTRDKTSDLLDRFGPVYELTFNSKMIERLELLRAYNDVIYEMSPFEGSRLVLDVLCELGESTSANSVSQSNLLMQRTLKLIDAQLNEKISVNGIARTLKVSREHLSRVFKESTGTTLQKYIIDRKLKIACKLLNETNLSIKQITVRLGFNDQRNFSRTFHKKTGMTPRDFRNANLEIIL, encoded by the coding sequence GTGATTGAATGGTCAGTAGACATCCGAACAACCAGGTATCTGCCAAGTTTTGAGGTGCCGATCCATGTTGAAGTTGAAGTCCAGGAGGACGAATCATACTGCCACGAAGGCAGATTCTACAAGGAGCAGAAACACGTAATTATTCTTTTTACCTATTCAGGCCAAGGTTTGTTCATAGACAGGGATGGTAAGTATGAGCTGAACCCAGGCTCCTGTCTGCTTTGTTATCCAGGCGCGACTGACATTTGCTACAAGTACCCACCGGGCCATAAAGAGCCATGGCGATTCCTCTGGTTCGGATTTGCCGGCGGCAGCACCAGGGATAAGACATCTGATCTGCTAGACAGGTTTGGGCCTGTGTATGAATTGACATTTAATTCAAAGATGATTGAGCGACTTGAGCTTCTTCGGGCATATAACGACGTTATTTACGAGATGTCCCCATTCGAGGGTTCCAGGCTTGTACTCGATGTACTTTGCGAACTGGGAGAGAGCACTTCTGCTAATTCTGTCAGCCAGAGTAACTTACTTATGCAGCGAACGCTTAAGCTGATCGATGCCCAACTTAATGAAAAGATAAGTGTGAACGGGATTGCCAGAACGCTCAAAGTCTCTCGCGAACACTTATCCAGAGTTTTTAAAGAATCGACCGGCACCACACTTCAAAAATACATAATAGACAGAAAGCTTAAGATCGCCTGTAAGCTACTCAATGAAACAAACCTGTCGATCAAACAAATTACTGTACGCCTGGGCTTCAATGACCAGAGGAACTTTTCACGAACATTTCATAAAAAGACGGGCATGACGCCAAGAGACTTCAGAAACGCCAATCTGGAGATCATTCTCTAG
- a CDS encoding immunoglobulin domain-containing protein, translating into MKMLLVAVLGLMLISLPAQAWDDPVSVSGSGLYSVEGLITGDVTSYKDYYDHNWYGTDGWLFNAGSLPHSATYDFGSPVELRNLVLWNWTGDAGGDYYDRGAKDFSVSFSDDGTTFSGEVAFVAQKAISSNAEPAQVFRFAPVTAQYARITVSSNYGHADWAGIAEARFNDPFIPVEPVSPADGQTGVARDTILEWAVYDETNISGYDVYFGTDPNQSSPSYDITKIVSNQTGTTVDPTPSGGLLDYSTTYYWQVVPVSSDPNDAAGPLWSFEVVAPSPVITDISPKTAVVGTGETAQFTVTGTNLEFFEWYKEGQATPLTNSGDISGADTATLTIANFVAADEGNYYCVVSNSLSTETAQSESAVLMAKRLVAQWAFNGSLADSLGTWNGDYANDSGDLDDTLATYVEGMDGTANGAIAFDGTAFVDIPGSEESFQFHTSGLTVTAWVKNVADGDSDSYMRVFSKAPEYEICAHDGGYTYANTGSGPTAILGDNAGQWRLAVMTYDPAAGELRTFGVYQNDGADVAAVSRNTSTITLNAAATPNVVRIGASSVLNQGGWWYLNGYHVDDVQIYNYPLTGEEVAQIYYDVTGLNICTDINAETLIGDLNGDCQVNLDDFAVIAGNWLNSELMY; encoded by the coding sequence ATGAAAATGTTGTTGGTTGCTGTTCTGGGACTGATGCTCATCAGTCTGCCGGCTCAGGCCTGGGACGATCCGGTGTCTGTCAGCGGTTCGGGTCTTTACAGTGTGGAAGGCCTTATTACCGGTGATGTAACTAGTTACAAGGATTATTATGATCATAACTGGTATGGAACTGACGGCTGGCTGTTCAATGCTGGTAGTCTTCCTCATTCGGCGACTTATGATTTCGGAAGTCCTGTTGAGCTGAGAAATCTCGTACTTTGGAACTGGACCGGTGACGCTGGGGGAGATTATTACGATCGCGGCGCAAAGGACTTCTCCGTTTCGTTTTCCGATGATGGTACGACCTTCTCCGGCGAGGTTGCTTTCGTAGCACAAAAGGCGATCAGTTCAAATGCTGAACCTGCACAGGTATTTCGTTTCGCACCTGTAACTGCACAGTACGCAAGGATTACGGTCAGCTCGAATTATGGACACGCTGACTGGGCAGGCATTGCAGAGGCTCGTTTCAATGATCCATTCATCCCGGTTGAGCCTGTCAGCCCTGCAGACGGCCAGACTGGTGTTGCACGGGATACCATCCTCGAATGGGCCGTGTATGACGAAACCAATATCTCAGGTTACGATGTCTACTTCGGTACCGATCCTAACCAATCCAGTCCCAGCTATGACATAACCAAGATTGTGAGCAATCAGACGGGCACTACAGTCGATCCAACTCCGTCGGGCGGACTTCTGGACTATAGCACTACTTACTACTGGCAGGTTGTTCCGGTCAGCAGCGACCCAAATGACGCCGCAGGTCCACTGTGGAGTTTCGAGGTAGTTGCACCCTCTCCTGTTATCACAGACATCAGCCCGAAGACCGCAGTGGTTGGCACTGGAGAAACTGCTCAGTTTACGGTAACCGGTACAAACCTCGAGTTCTTCGAGTGGTACAAAGAGGGCCAGGCGACTCCGCTGACTAACAGCGGCGACATCTCAGGCGCCGATACAGCAACGCTGACGATCGCCAACTTTGTGGCGGCGGACGAAGGCAATTACTACTGCGTTGTATCTAATTCACTCTCGACAGAGACTGCTCAGTCCGAATCGGCTGTACTTATGGCAAAACGTCTGGTTGCGCAATGGGCCTTTAACGGCAGCCTTGCTGACAGTCTGGGTACATGGAATGGCGATTACGCTAATGACTCAGGCGACCTCGATGATACTCTGGCAACCTATGTCGAAGGTATGGACGGTACGGCAAACGGAGCTATCGCATTTGACGGTACTGCTTTTGTAGACATTCCCGGAAGTGAAGAGTCTTTCCAGTTCCACACGAGCGGCTTGACAGTGACAGCCTGGGTTAAGAATGTAGCTGATGGTGACAGCGACAGCTATATGAGAGTCTTTTCGAAAGCACCTGAGTACGAAATTTGTGCCCATGACGGCGGCTACACTTACGCCAACACAGGATCTGGCCCAACCGCCATTCTGGGCGACAATGCCGGACAGTGGCGGCTTGCTGTTATGACCTATGATCCCGCAGCAGGTGAGCTCAGAACATTCGGTGTTTACCAGAATGACGGTGCGGACGTTGCCGCAGTCAGCAGGAACACTAGCACGATTACACTGAATGCTGCTGCAACTCCGAATGTAGTAAGGATCGGTGCTTCGAGCGTGCTGAACCAGGGCGGCTGGTGGTATCTGAATGGTTACCATGTCGATGACGTTCAAATCTACAACTATCCATTGACTGGCGAAGAAGTTGCTCAGATTTATTACGACGTAACCGGCCTGAATATTTGCACAGACATCAATGCAGAGACGCTTATAGGTGACCTCAATGGTGACTGCCAGGTGAATCTTGACGATTTCGCTGTTATAGCCGGTAACTGGCTAAACAGCGAGTTGATGTACTAA
- a CDS encoding LamG-like jellyroll fold domain-containing protein, producing the protein MKMGAHFLKDYVLKMNLHLSLFLILCLFCSSTQAWDDPVSVTASSQYYGVDGLIDGSVASYRDSYDANYYGNDGWLFGASYMPTNAIYDFGSPIELRNLVLWNWSGDWSVETDRGVREFSVSFSDDGAIFTGETVFTASEAISSNSEPAQAFAFDPTVARYAKITILSNHGDSDWAGIGELRFNDPTIVRSSMVYHWNFDEGPDWHDDPFGSVTDATITKDYGSGADAELVNMDSSNWVSGRQFTGLEFDGTEEYLSIPTELSTTLGGSASLLFWTKTTQTGSTAGSSSPGLTGVVDGANGTQWGWIDDQGRIALSVGATVAARSADAINDDKWHHIAIVRDAVTGDCSLYVDGELSSTGTAEAGAVTASFSSIGRIENTSGSDHYFQGRLDQVYVFDSVLDEAAIQLNMNNHAPKVWESETEIVNDRTCSTSSVLFHAYDPEVDTLSVEGYTSPSNGTISYNGDGTFDYTANAGFVGQDQFYAYVSDGNGGFEMADVYVDVREPGQADGQKRTTNFTDFQAIQADGTDISLSGMRVPRVIDWESDGDNDLLLGHGGSVWLYENIGTSASPIFAAAVKLQANGADISLSGSVAIALADMTGDGVDDLVAVDYSRKIRVYRNTSVSGQIPVYTTATFVQDVGGGDFVSPDIRFDLGDWDSDGRLDIFTGTFSGTMRVYLNAGSAANAAYDASQYAVLESASYNLYPRYFDLTRNNMPDLIRGINWGSINYWFDSSLQTGLGTNGSLVITDSSGTSANINGSTDGAIVDFADFNGDDVYDILIGGHASDNIYIAYGVGKTVADYIADLEAIYDAHPADLGLALEANDQALLQEVRIAEQGIITHMLSSTLDQRQTIFDQMAAHVQKYAFLQLDQPLDTDYYHHVPSIAGQNLMTMHHMLPDTPTHRVNVADALGLIGLKREIYLKTGLNVGDNQRCSQGQLESIRDFMSYHPREAFPDSLLSIDAYFDWGGGATVNTFTSGKNTFGSETGWDTTEYAADLREPIATVFGDLAYNGDYFTLVMAHEVCHSLDGYVASRPNKDLYRRWGQMLVYCAGPDVIAGDNGWMDWTATKQHFYDNGYWDGVGANWQDDWDAYWATGPGSAWSSLTFTRGGIGWFLNSPQESLATQANLHWPHSEGRLVASIDRYRQEKENVGHMISIVNEVVTFFDFVSAGLNKVVMYNTRGTSDPYPRATYDISYAYLERNDSGYITKITVEDRVYDFTLDADGRVTGVQTNSVMAVDDSAVVNPGTNTVIDVLANDSHLSGGSLVISDFTQPANGTVTDNNDGTLTYHSTPEYSGKDTFTYTVASGSASAVGNVVVNVLDEYGTIHRWRLDDSDGTTAEDSVGTADGTVDGASWTAGKIGGALMFDGDDSVLFSTTPSLEGQVDFSVAAWVKTSSATAQTVVQQRVGGYNGEYVLNINSNGTVNFMIYGDNAYQFNFSTYDTVNDGQWHHLVAVRDGRYGFIFIDGVMKGADHGDIRNLSANIGVSAGNSFNGQIDDIRICSKALSSKEVGKLYDRLIKEGKMTDLQVLASNWLALDCGSCDGADLDGNSSVDLSDLAVLAQTWLAQ; encoded by the coding sequence ATGAAAATGGGTGCTCATTTTTTGAAGGATTATGTTTTGAAGATGAATTTACATCTGAGTTTGTTTCTTATTTTATGTCTGTTCTGTTCATCCACGCAGGCCTGGGACGATCCGGTGTCGGTTACTGCCTCCAGTCAGTACTACGGTGTTGACGGCTTGATTGACGGCAGTGTTGCCAGTTACAGAGATAGTTACGATGCAAATTACTATGGTAACGATGGATGGTTGTTCGGTGCTAGCTATATGCCTACAAATGCGATTTATGATTTTGGCAGCCCGATCGAACTGCGCAACCTTGTACTTTGGAACTGGAGCGGAGACTGGTCGGTGGAGACGGATCGCGGTGTGCGCGAGTTCAGTGTTTCGTTTTCAGATGACGGTGCAATTTTTACTGGCGAAACCGTTTTCACTGCTTCTGAGGCAATCTCTTCAAATTCGGAGCCTGCACAGGCCTTTGCATTTGATCCAACGGTGGCACGTTATGCTAAGATCACTATTTTATCCAACCATGGTGATAGTGATTGGGCGGGCATTGGAGAACTGCGTTTCAATGATCCGACAATTGTACGTTCCAGCATGGTTTACCACTGGAACTTTGACGAAGGTCCGGACTGGCACGATGATCCGTTTGGGTCCGTCACCGATGCAACTATTACGAAAGACTACGGCAGCGGCGCGGATGCTGAGCTGGTAAACATGGACAGCTCTAACTGGGTCAGCGGCAGGCAGTTTACAGGCTTGGAATTTGACGGCACGGAAGAATACTTGTCCATCCCCACCGAACTGTCTACCACCCTGGGAGGATCTGCGTCTCTACTGTTCTGGACTAAAACGACTCAGACCGGTTCGACGGCAGGCTCTTCAAGCCCAGGCTTGACAGGTGTGGTTGATGGTGCGAACGGTACCCAATGGGGGTGGATCGATGATCAGGGGCGAATAGCTTTGTCAGTGGGGGCTACCGTTGCGGCGCGATCAGCTGATGCAATAAATGACGATAAGTGGCACCATATTGCGATAGTCAGAGACGCTGTCACGGGTGATTGTTCGCTGTATGTTGACGGTGAGCTTTCATCCACGGGAACTGCGGAGGCTGGTGCTGTTACTGCTTCCTTCAGCAGCATTGGTCGGATTGAGAACACTAGCGGGTCGGATCACTATTTTCAGGGACGGCTGGACCAGGTGTACGTCTTTGATAGCGTCCTCGATGAAGCAGCGATACAGTTGAACATGAATAACCATGCTCCTAAGGTATGGGAAAGTGAGACTGAGATAGTAAATGACAGAACCTGTTCGACAAGCAGTGTTCTGTTTCACGCATACGATCCGGAAGTCGACACGCTTTCTGTGGAAGGTTATACGAGCCCTTCAAACGGCACGATAAGCTACAATGGAGATGGCACGTTTGACTACACCGCGAATGCAGGCTTCGTCGGTCAGGATCAATTTTATGCTTATGTCTCGGACGGCAACGGCGGTTTTGAAATGGCTGATGTTTACGTCGATGTTCGCGAACCTGGGCAAGCTGATGGACAGAAACGCACAACTAATTTCACCGATTTCCAGGCCATTCAGGCTGACGGAACAGATATAAGTTTGTCAGGAATGCGGGTTCCCAGGGTCATTGACTGGGAAAGTGACGGCGACAATGACCTGCTCTTAGGACATGGCGGCTCTGTATGGCTCTATGAAAATATCGGCACATCGGCTTCGCCCATCTTTGCTGCTGCTGTCAAGCTACAGGCCAACGGGGCGGATATTTCGCTTTCCGGCAGCGTTGCTATTGCCCTTGCTGATATGACTGGTGATGGGGTGGATGATCTGGTTGCGGTCGATTATTCAAGAAAGATACGAGTTTATCGCAATACGTCTGTTTCGGGTCAAATTCCTGTCTACACAACTGCGACATTTGTTCAGGATGTTGGAGGCGGCGACTTTGTGTCACCAGACATTCGTTTTGATCTGGGTGACTGGGATAGTGACGGCAGATTAGATATTTTCACTGGCACCTTTTCCGGTACGATGCGAGTCTATTTGAATGCCGGTTCTGCCGCAAATGCCGCATACGACGCCAGCCAATATGCTGTCCTAGAGTCAGCCAGTTACAACCTTTACCCAAGATATTTCGACCTGACCCGCAACAACATGCCCGATCTGATTCGCGGGATAAACTGGGGTTCCATCAACTACTGGTTTGATTCATCTTTGCAGACGGGGCTGGGGACAAACGGTTCGCTAGTTATTACAGATTCAAGCGGAACATCCGCTAATATCAATGGTTCAACTGACGGAGCTATAGTTGACTTTGCAGATTTTAATGGCGACGACGTTTACGACATCCTGATTGGCGGTCATGCATCCGACAATATCTACATCGCTTATGGCGTTGGGAAAACGGTTGCCGATTACATAGCTGACCTCGAGGCGATATATGATGCACATCCTGCTGACCTGGGCCTGGCACTGGAAGCGAATGATCAGGCGTTGCTGCAAGAAGTTAGGATTGCCGAGCAGGGCATCATTACCCACATGCTGTCTTCTACTCTCGATCAGCGTCAGACGATATTCGACCAGATGGCCGCCCACGTCCAGAAGTATGCTTTCCTGCAACTCGATCAACCGCTCGATACTGACTACTATCATCATGTTCCCAGCATTGCGGGTCAGAATCTGATGACCATGCACCACATGCTGCCAGACACACCGACACACAGGGTAAACGTCGCTGATGCCCTCGGCCTTATTGGTCTCAAGCGTGAGATCTATTTGAAAACCGGTCTGAACGTCGGCGACAATCAGCGGTGTTCACAGGGGCAGTTGGAGTCGATCCGTGACTTTATGTCTTACCATCCCAGGGAAGCATTTCCGGACTCGCTTTTAAGCATAGATGCTTACTTTGATTGGGGCGGCGGTGCTACTGTCAATACTTTTACAAGCGGAAAGAATACATTTGGCAGCGAAACCGGATGGGATACTACCGAGTATGCTGCGGATCTGCGAGAACCTATCGCAACTGTCTTCGGAGACCTCGCCTACAATGGCGATTATTTCACCCTGGTCATGGCTCATGAAGTGTGCCATTCTCTCGATGGTTACGTTGCCTCTCGGCCAAACAAAGACCTGTATCGCCGATGGGGCCAGATGCTTGTTTACTGTGCGGGTCCTGATGTCATTGCCGGAGATAACGGCTGGATGGACTGGACCGCAACTAAACAGCATTTTTATGATAATGGCTACTGGGACGGTGTCGGAGCGAACTGGCAGGATGACTGGGATGCTTACTGGGCAACCGGGCCGGGGAGTGCATGGAGCTCCCTGACATTTACACGCGGGGGTATCGGCTGGTTTTTGAATAGTCCCCAGGAGTCTCTTGCTACTCAGGCAAATCTGCACTGGCCGCATTCCGAAGGCCGACTGGTCGCATCTATAGACCGTTACCGCCAAGAAAAGGAAAATGTCGGTCACATGATATCGATCGTCAATGAAGTTGTAACTTTCTTCGATTTCGTATCAGCGGGGCTGAACAAAGTGGTCATGTACAACACACGCGGTACATCCGACCCCTATCCGCGAGCGACCTATGACATCTCTTATGCTTACCTGGAACGGAATGACAGTGGGTACATAACGAAGATTACAGTCGAAGATAGAGTGTATGATTTTACGCTGGATGCCGATGGACGTGTTACAGGCGTACAAACTAATTCTGTAATGGCGGTCGATGATTCTGCGGTTGTGAATCCCGGTACGAATACTGTGATCGATGTACTTGCCAACGACAGTCACCTAAGCGGCGGGAGCCTGGTGATTTCAGATTTCACTCAGCCTGCAAACGGCACAGTTACTGATAACAACGACGGAACACTGACCTATCACAGTACCCCGGAGTACAGCGGCAAGGATACCTTCACCTATACCGTAGCAAGCGGTTCTGCATCGGCGGTCGGGAACGTCGTTGTGAATGTCCTCGATGAGTACGGCACTATTCACCGTTGGAGGCTGGACGATAGCGACGGTACAACTGCCGAAGATTCAGTGGGTACTGCCGACGGAACCGTAGATGGTGCGTCATGGACGGCTGGCAAGATCGGCGGAGCGTTAATGTTTGACGGCGACGACTCTGTCCTGTTCAGTACTACTCCATCACTTGAGGGCCAGGTCGATTTCTCTGTTGCTGCCTGGGTTAAGACCTCATCCGCTACCGCTCAAACAGTCGTTCAGCAGCGAGTGGGCGGTTACAATGGTGAATATGTATTGAATATCAACAGCAACGGTACCGTGAATTTCATGATCTACGGTGACAATGCCTACCAGTTCAATTTCTCAACGTACGACACAGTTAATGACGGCCAGTGGCATCATTTGGTTGCTGTTCGTGATGGCAGATACGGTTTCATATTCATTGACGGTGTGATGAAAGGTGCGGACCATGGGGACATCAGAAACCTGTCGGCAAACATAGGCGTTTCGGCAGGCAATTCTTTCAATGGGCAAATCGATGATATTCGTATCTGCAGCAAGGCACTGTCCTCGAAAGAAGTTGGCAAACTATATGACAGACTTATCAAGGAAGGCAAAATGACGGATCTGCAAGTGCTCGCTTCTAACTGGCTCGCTTTAGATTGCGGTTCCTGCGATGGAGCTGATCTGGACGGTAACAGCAGCGTCGATTTGAGTGACTTAGCTGTCTTAGCTCAGACCTGGTTGGCTCAGTAA